In Microcella indica, the genomic window GGCGCTCGCGTCGAGGAAGACGTGCACGACCCCCGCGCCCGTCTCGATGACCGGCACCGTCGACTCGCGCACGACCGTCTGAATCAGGTCGGCGCTGCCGCGCGGGATGAGCACGTCGACGAAGCCGCGCGCGCGCATGAGCTGCTGAGCGCCCGCGCGACCGAACTCGTCGATCGTCTGCACGGCCTCCGCCGGCAGGCCGACGCTCTCCAGCGCGCCCTGCAGCAGGGCGACGAGTTCGCGGTTCGTGTGCTCGGCGGCGCTGCCGCCGCGCAGCACGACCGCGTTGCCGCTCTTGAGCGCGAGCGCGGCGATGTCGACCGTCACGTTCGGGCGCGCCTCGTAGATGGCCCCGACCACGCCGAACGGCACGCGCACCTGGCTCAACTGCAGGCCGTTCGGCAGGCGGGAGCCGCGCACGACGACGCCGACCGGGTCGGGCAGTGCGCGCACGTCGCGCACCGCCGCAGCGAGACCCGCCAGCCTGTCGGCGTCGAGCCGCAGGCGGTCCATGAGGCCCGTCGAGATGCCCTGCCCGCGGCCGCGCTCAAGGTCGCGCTCGTTGGCCGGCAGCACGCGGGCGGCGGCGCCGTCGAGAGCGTCGGCGATCGCTGTGAGCGCTGCATCCTTGCGCTCGGTCGTGAGCGTCGACAGGGCCCGGGATGCGGCGACGGAGGCGGCGAGCAGCGCCTCGAGAGCCGGGTCGACGGTGCGAGTGTCGGGCGCGAGGTCGGTCAACGTCATGCGGGCAATTCTACGGCGCGGCGCCGCACGCTCAGTCGGCGGACGTCGCCTCGAACCACGTGCCCACGTCGTCGCCGCGCAGGGCAGCATCCACCGCGGAGGTCGACGTCACGATCGCGGGCACGCCCTGCGCCGCAGCGAAGCGCGCCGCCCCGATCTTCGTGCCCGCTCCCCCCGTGCCGACGCCGGCGGCCCCGATGTCGCCGAGCTCCACGTGCGCGAGGTCGTCGCCCGCCGGCACGTGCGCGATGCGCTGCGCCCCCGGCTCGTGCGGCGGCTTCGTGTAGATCGCGTCGACGTCGCTCAGCAGCACGAGAAGGTCGGCGTGCACGAGCTCGCACACGAGCGCCGCCAGCCGGTCGTTGTCACCGAAGCGGATCTCCTGCGTCGCCACCGTGTCGTTCTCGTTGACGATCGGCAGAATCCGCAGGCTCAGCAGGCGCTCCATGGCGCGCTGGGCGTTGCTGCGCGGCGTCGCGTGCTCGAGGTCGCCCGCGGTGAGCAGCACCTGCCCGGCGACGATGCCGTAGCGGTCGAGGCTCTCCTGGTATCGAAAGATGAGCAGGTTCTGACCGACGGCCGCCGCGGCCTGCTGCGTGGCCAGATCGGTGGGCCGAGCATCCAGATTCAAATACGGGATGCCCGTCGCAATCGCCCCCGACGACACGAGCACGACCTCCACCCCGCGGGAGTGCGCCGCCGCGAGCGCGTCGACGAGCGGGCCGATCTGCGCCGTGTTCGCACCGCTGATCGAGGACGAGCCGACCTTGACCACGACCCGGCGGGCCTCCGTCACGATGCGGCGCGCGGCAGGGCTCATCGCTCGTCGTCCTCCTGGCCGTCACGCTGCTCGTCGTCCTGGTGCCACAGGCCCGCCTCGCGCTCGCGCTCCAGCTCGGCGCGGGCCTCCGCCTTCGCGTCCATGCGCTCGAAGTAGTTCGCGCGGCGCTCCTCGCGCGTCAGACGCGCGTTGCCGTCCAGTCGCGGGTCGCTGCCGCGCGGCGCCGTCATGAGCTCGGCGGCGCTCGTGAGCGTCGGCTCCCAGTCAAACACGACGCCGTTCTCGCCGCCGATGACGACCGTCGCCCCCGCGATCGCGCCGGCCTGGAAGAGCTTGTCCTCCACGCCGAGCTTCGCCAGCCGGTCGGCGAGGTAGCCGACCGCCTCGTCGTTGCGGAAGTCGGTCTGGTGCACCCAGCGCTCCGGCTTCGCACCGCGCACGCGGTAGACCGGGTCCTCAGCACTGCCCTCGACGGTCACCGTCACCTCGACCTCGTCGACCGCGCGCGGGCGCAGCACGATGCGCTCGCGCACCGTCGTGTCGGCAGCGCGGGTGGCGCGGTCAGACTCGACGAGCTCGGCGAGCGCGAACGTCAGCGGGCGCAGGCCCTCCCGGCTCACCGCGCTGATCTCGAAGACGCGGTAGCCGCGCTCCTCCAGCTCGGGGCGCACGAAGTCGGCCAGCTCGCGGGCCTCCGGCACGTCGATCTTGTTGAGGGCGACGAGCTGGGGGCGCTCGAGCAGCGGCGTCTGCCCCTCCGGCACCGGGTAGGCGGCGAGCTCGGCGAGGATCACGTCGAGGTCGCTCAGCGGGTCGCGGCCCGGCTCGAGCGTCGCGCAGTCCAGCACGTGCAGCAGGGCGCTGCACCGCTCGACGTGGCGCAGGAACTCGAGCCCCAGGCCCTTGCCCTCGCTCGCTCCCTCGATGAGACCGGGCACGTCGGCGACCGTGAAGCGGGTCTCCCCCGACTCGACGACGCCGAGGTTCGGGTGCAGGGTCGTGAACGGGTAGTC contains:
- a CDS encoding glutamate-5-semialdehyde dehydrogenase, whose amino-acid sequence is MTLTDLAPDTRTVDPALEALLAASVAASRALSTLTTERKDAALTAIADALDGAAARVLPANERDLERGRGQGISTGLMDRLRLDADRLAGLAAAVRDVRALPDPVGVVVRGSRLPNGLQLSQVRVPFGVVGAIYEARPNVTVDIAALALKSGNAVVLRGGSAAEHTNRELVALLQGALESVGLPAEAVQTIDEFGRAGAQQLMRARGFVDVLIPRGSADLIQTVVRESTVPVIETGAGVVHVFLDASADAQTAVDIVHNAKVQRPSVCNAVETVIVHRDAAERLLPPIIESLRASGVVLRGDDRARAIEASLEPATEEDFATEHMALELSIAVVDDLDGALEHIRRFSTQHTESIVTADMANAERFLAEVDSAVVMVNASTRFSDGGEFGFGAEVGISTQKLHARGPMGLPELTSTKWIVRGAGQVRG
- the proB gene encoding glutamate 5-kinase → MSPAARRIVTEARRVVVKVGSSSISGANTAQIGPLVDALAAAHSRGVEVVLVSSGAIATGIPYLNLDARPTDLATQQAAAAVGQNLLIFRYQESLDRYGIVAGQVLLTAGDLEHATPRSNAQRAMERLLSLRILPIVNENDTVATQEIRFGDNDRLAALVCELVHADLLVLLSDVDAIYTKPPHEPGAQRIAHVPAGDDLAHVELGDIGAAGVGTGGAGTKIGAARFAAAQGVPAIVTSTSAVDAALRGDDVGTWFEATSAD
- the obgE gene encoding GTPase ObgE, giving the protein MATFVDRVTLHLTAGHGGHGCVSVRREKFKPLAGPDGGNGGDGGDIVLVASSQETTLLPYHRRPHRSSDNGGPGMGDNRSGFSGEDLVLPVPVGTVVRDADGTELVDLTAEGMRIVVGPGGQGGLGNAALATTKRKAPGFALLGTPGWTGDVLLELKTVADVALVGYPSAGKSSLIASISAAKPKIADYPFTTLHPNLGVVESGETRFTVADVPGLIEGASEGKGLGLEFLRHVERCSALLHVLDCATLEPGRDPLSDLDVILAELAAYPVPEGQTPLLERPQLVALNKIDVPEARELADFVRPELEERGYRVFEISAVSREGLRPLTFALAELVESDRATRAADTTVRERIVLRPRAVDEVEVTVTVEGSAEDPVYRVRGAKPERWVHQTDFRNDEAVGYLADRLAKLGVEDKLFQAGAIAGATVVIGGENGVVFDWEPTLTSAAELMTAPRGSDPRLDGNARLTREERRANYFERMDAKAEARAELEREREAGLWHQDDEQRDGQEDDER